The Motacilla alba alba isolate MOTALB_02 chromosome 3, Motacilla_alba_V1.0_pri, whole genome shotgun sequence DNA window TTGATTTCCCTGCCAGTTCTGCTCTGAATTCCGAGAAGCCACTTCAAGGTAAACCAGCTGTGCAGTTACCAAGCTGCATTTAACATTCCATTTTCCAGGTACATCTTGTGCACTGGCCAGaaaactgagcacagcacagaattcAGCGACTGACTCATTCCATCTTGTCATGGACTACTACAGCAGCACGTTCTGCTGAGATACCACAGGCCCTCACAGTTAGCTGGTAGAAATAAGGGAGGTAATTGAGAATTCCTTCTGTGATTGCAAGCCTGGTTTACTAGGGCTTCCAGGCATCTTCACTCATTAAACTGCAGCAAGACAGCCTTGTAGCAGCACACTCtcatcccaaaccctgctgaCATTTTCTGAAGCAAAGAACGAGATCCTATTTACAGACAGTCCTTTAATACTCAAAACCAGAGCATGCTGGAAGAACACAGGCTACATCTCAGCAAGATGCTTATCAATCCTAAGTGAGCATCCCTGGTGTTCTGCATTCTCCTAAACTTGATCATTTATAGATGTTTCTTCCTCCCTCTAAAGCTGGGAGttctttatttgaataaaacatCTGTTAACAAGCAAAGATTGAAGTGAGCACTTTCTGTCCTTCTCCACTCTCCCAAACAGCAAAATTCACCTAACTGGGATGTACTCTGGAACCCAATGGCAGACACTGCTAAACCCCATTTTCAGGGAGAACATGGAATTTCTTACCATTAGCCTGAAtagctgcagaaatattttcacttagGCACTTGTACACATTCAGCATATCTAAATAAATTCTTCCAAGCTGAATCACAAAGGGGTGGCCAACTGCTTTACATGCTCGTACATTGGTTTTCAGAATGCTACCAAGCTGCTTAACTGTTTCAGGATCCTTTAAAATATCaacattctgtgaaaaaaattagatttcatCTTCATTAGTGAATGCAATCACCCTTTGGTTTGCAATGTAAAAGCCTAAGtttaaacaatttattttatatactgCCTTAAAGTACAGATCACTCAAATTTATGGACTTTTTATTGAGATCCTGCAGTTTATTTCATGGCATTTGCCACGATCTCCAACAGAGACAGGATAAAACTtcatttcattctgcttttcagcagaaTTATTCTGCTGCAGTGCTACAAGCTTTACTCTAGttaagagaaagaagaaaaactaagGAGATTACAAAGTAGAAAACAGATAGAAGGGGTCCAATGGAAACGCAGTATGATCTTGGGAGAAGTCAGGGTAGGAAAAGTAACTCAAGCTTGCTTAAGGTTCAGGCCCTTAATTACATTAACTGCAAATGGACTGTCTCTTGTGAAGTGCAAGACTGTTGTTCTTTAACGCGTAGagataaaagtattttcagaagactgaaagaaacagaagataaaGCAAGAGAAGATGTACTTTAAGAGAACAGTGGgagcagaaaggaagaacagtgaacagtatttttagcattttaactTTTCTGTTACCCAAAAGCCAAGTGAGAGGGAGGCATTAGacaaaaattactgaaatgaaTTCTGTACAGTAACAGATTGTACTTTAAATCAGATTAAAACAGgtatttattttgtcatttcagtCTCCTCTCTCAAAACAACACCTTCATTGTCATGTCAATCTCTGTCTCAGCCACCATATCATGGAGTCCAGCCCAACTCCGTGCACTTAGTGTGAAAAACACAACCAGGAGAGGGCAAACATTTAGCAGGGCTTTTGACCTCAACACAGAACACATGAAAATGGAAGAGCTCACCTTTGTTGCCTGCTGAATGATGCTGTCCCACACCTGGTTGGGCAGCAGCATGTACTTTTCTATCAGATGCTCCTGCACACTCTGGTCTGTCTGTGCCCCGATCATGTATCCAACTGCTTCGTAAAATGTGTGCACCTGATGGGAACAGCAACACCACAAACACCGAGGTTAAAAAGGACTAAGGAAAAGCTCCGTTCCACCAGACATGTTTGAACTGTGCACTGGCTCCCATCAATCCTGGAAGTATCGTTTTCCAGGTGCCAGATCCACTCTGCCTGAAGTTTCAGTGCATTCAGTGCGCAGGTGCACACTGCTCTCATTTCATGAGCCACGCCCTTCCCAGACAgatttccccttccttttttggaaagcactggattttgcattttccctttttggaTTGTTCCCcactccctccttcccaaaTACAAGAGCTGTAGCTATATACTGTTATAGCAGGATATTGCTCTTTCCCAAAGCAGAATCACCAAGTTACATGCAGTGTCTTCTTGAAGACATTCCAGAAATCAAAATTCCAACTGAATGCACTTTCATTCTCCTTTCAAACATTCCAACTGACACCTCAGCACGGCAACTTGATCATGGCATTCATACCTTGACACTGTCCCTAAGAAAAACTAAAGAATTCAACCCTTGCAAAACACCCCTACATTTCAAGAGGAAGGAACTTTAGGAATTATCCACAAGCCCAAGTGGAACCTACCTGTTGTGGCTGAAGGTCACAGATGATTGTGTTAATGTTGTTCAGGATTTCATCAATAAATGGCATGACCTCTCCCACCTGAACCTGGACAAAGTGTCGGCGGcatttttgtgctatttttatGAAGGTATCACAAGCCATGTCCTGGACACCATCGTGGGTTTCTAAATGAAATTAAGGCAGTtactgctttgtattttttcctccccacatataggctttttttttttaaataattaaaacagcaaattaaaaaaaaaaacaaacagataaTTACCATGCATAAATTCAAACAGCTTGTTGACTACTGTCTTCAAAAACTTCCAGTGAGCTCTCAAAAACCGTGGGTATTGACCTACTATATACATTATATTTGATGCAATAATGGCTTTATTGTCCTTTCCTCGCTTTTGTTCACAGAGTCCCAGGAGATCCTACAACACAACAGATTCTTAGTTTCCTCTTCAAGTTTGTCTGTTTCCATCAAAAGCATTACAAAAGCAAACATCCTATCAGCAGCTATATTAAAGGTGGTTGCCCACAGTCAAGCTCAAAAtccaaataaagaaataaaaacccaaacaagtgCCTTAAGATTGGGGCGATGCAATCATTTAAGTTTCGTCCAAACCCTGATGACTGTGTTTTAAGCTAAGGAATCTCCATTTTAAATTGTAACTAAGGATTCCTGCAGGGGGAGTTCAACGAGCGTCACTGTACTCAATACTGGCTGAGTAGCTGACAGATAAAAACACAGAGTCCACATCAAATAGGAGAAATTAAACTATATCTTCTGTATgactaaaaccaaaatattctgTAAGCAACTTTTTAAAGTCCATTACTCTTGTAAAAATATTATCCACATATTAACCAAGCTTGGAGTTTGATCAATGAATATACAGATATAGCAAAGGAGCAAGCTGTTAGGCTAGTTACAGTCAAGGGTTACTTTGCCACTGCTGTATTTCATAAGCAATCCCCTTCCATCTCTTCTGCATCCCCAAAGAACACATTTCAtcataaattaaatttcacCTGATAAAAAGGCTACTTGGATCaatgcatttttcatctctAACTTATTCACCACCCCTAAATTCAGGATGGAAGATTTCCCATTCACTTATTCTTCTCCAGCAGGGCAGCTTTCTAAGATGCCAGAGCAGTATTGCTGCCAGCTTGgtttctgcagcacaaactGAAGTGTGAGCAGGCTGTTAGCTCTGCCCCAGCGTACCTTAATCACTGTAACCAGGAACCTCTTCTCATCCTCCTCGTGCATGGCGCCGCTGATGGAGCCGATCGCCCAGCACAGCGTGTTCAGGTTCTTCCACGACCACTCCGTCCCGTTCACCTGATTGTGAAGCTTCTCAGTCATAATTCGTTCCGTGTCTGCGTAGTCCAGGTGTGTGAGATAGACTGAAACACATCAATGTGGAACCTCTTaaagctgcagcctggagctcaACTCCATTAGCAGTTACATGAAAACCCACTGAAGCTCTCAAGTCAAAGTGTCCTGTCTCCTTCCTGAAGTCATGACAGCACGAGGCAGAAATTTgttcaaattattttagagaTGGACAACAAATTTCATTGAGAATTTTAAGTTCTAAAAGACCTCAGCAAAATATCCCATGCAGGTGATGTGAAAGGTCTAAATCAATGCATGTCCCACGTGATACCAAGGCAAATTCTTATCAAAATGTCCCATGTGATACCAAGGCAAATTCTTATCAAAAGGCATGTGTACGGATGGCTTGTAGGGAATATGGGATTGGCTGCCTATGGGGGACATTATGCAGTGTGTAAGCCCACCCATTTCCTTCAGCTCtgtattttgttgctgtttgcaATAAGCCACGACTGAAGTGGAGCTGGTGCTCCTGAACAGGTCTAGGTGGAAGATTCAGGTATCACAACTCAGTCACTTGCATCAGCCCCTAATAGGATTATTGTCTCCAATATAAAACTCTAAATCCCAGCAAGTCAAGAGCAATTTATGGCCAGGttcagaaatagatttttacTGTACCACAGAATACAGCTTCCACCACATTCTCTCcccttttttatcttcttcaAGTGAATTTAATATACAGATATAGGTAATACAACATAAGCAATACAAACCTGACCTGCATTTTCATAGAAATAATCTCCTATCTGGCAAAACAACTTAAGCTCAGGATATACAGTAATTGTTTCACGAAACAAAATAGGTTTTCACATTCCACATGCAATCGtattaaaacaattaatttaacACTGGCTATAGCTACATCCCCAGCAGACAGGTGAGAATAAAAATACGCACTACACCTACATGCACTCAAGCTTTCCAACACACACATTCCTAGTGCATCAACCTGATGCTCAACACTCAGTGCTCCCATCTGCATTTGAGAAAATAAACTTAATATTGAAGGTCTAATATCCTGAATATCTGACAACTCTACTCCCTTCGCTCCCTCAAGTTACGATTTGGACTCTCCATGTTGTTTCCTGCCTCAAAAATCTCATTATCGCTGCAATACCTAAGGACAAAATTAAGCAGTGTATTACTACTCCATGCGGTTATAAAACACCACATGCCTCAAACAGGAAACTTCAGAGCAGCCACTGCCTCCTCCCCTTCCAGTCTGTGTAGTACTCCTTGCTGATAACCCTTTCACCCACACAATACTTCAGATGCTGAGATAACACACTGCAGCGCTCTGGcgcagctgcagcagcccccagcacaccAACTGCAGCCAGTTCACTTACCCAACGTTTCTCTCATATTTTTATACAAGTTTATGGAATCCGTGTCCTTCATGAATTCCCGAACTACCTCCCCTTGATCGTTCTCCACAACCAGGACCTCTTCAGGCTTGGCCATGCGGCTGACCATGAGCAATCGAACCTGGGGGAAGGTCAAACTCCATCAAACTGCAACCACCAGCAGCACTCTCCCAGCTGCACGAGCGTCTCCAGAGCACCCTGCCCAGGCAGCCTCAACCACAGACAGCTTATATCCACCGATACAGAAATGTCAGCTAACGAATGTCACCTCTAACACATGTCACCTCTTCCACTGAAGATAGAGCCTGCTGATTTCTCTCCTTCCAATGAACAAGCAGAGTACTTAAAGAAACCCCAGCCTATGTAGTATTTATACTACAACAGTAAGTTCTAAATGCTTATGTCATATTAGGGGGCTTTTAAGGACCACTTTTCCCAAACACACCGGTCTTCAACCGTAACACCCCAGCCTTCCTGTTTACAGAATCTGCTTAATACAGATTTATGTTAAAATTAAGCATCTTTTAGAAGCTGAAATATCACATTGTTATCTTATTATACACTGGTGTCATCTTAAAGTATTTTCACATTGATTATGTAACTAGAGTTGAATCAACTATCGACTACTCTAAGGTAAATTTCCCAATGTCACTCCTTACACAGAGCGAAATCTCTAATTCACAAGCAGAACCTGAATCTCCAGAGTGCTTTCCCTTGAGCACGGATTACCTTGGACAAAACAGGCAAATAAAGCTGTCTCCTTGGAGGAACATCGAAGTGCTGGCTCCCCGAAAGCAGCGGCGAAGCCGACGTGGAGAACGGGCTTTCCCTGTACAGCTCTGCAGCTAAATGGTTCCAATACTCCAGACAGATCttgaaaatttcagtttcttcaaCTTCTGATACCAACAACATGTAATGAAGAGCCTGGAAAAGAGTGGTGCGAACAGCCAGTTAGTGAGTATATCTGCGGATCAAACCACACGGCTGCAAGTTCAGTTACCCAAATCCTGACAAAATGAATCAGCGAGTTTGGAACAAGAGGCATTAACACTGCAATGACATTACTGGCAGCTCGGAGTTGTGACTGGCAGAACAACTCCTAACCAAGGACTCCCGTCACTTATTGTTATTTTCAAAGTGTGTTTGTATTCTTAAATCTGAAATAGCCTAAAGACATCTTAGGAATGCCATCACCAAACCAGCCTGTTTGTAAATTATCAAACCCACAGCCTCTGGAGCTTCTGCAAGGCATTTTCAGAACCTCAAAAAAGCCTCACCAGCTGGTATCAGTGATTGCTGTTCTCAAGACTATTGCTGCTACTTTGTTCTGGATCCTTTGACCCTGGAATACTGCTCCTTTGCTTTCAGGGAAGTCATCTACCAGAACATTTTCAACTTCTTTCCTGACCGAACAGCCAgagcaggctgagcagggaaagcCACTGATGCAATTCTGACAAGCTCAGATACCAAccagagaaattaaaactaCACAAACCTTTTTTGCCTAAGCTTATTATGCAGTCCCTGGTGAAAGAGATCAAAGCAATTGCCCATTAGTGAACAAACGGAATGAAATGATAAAATCTGAAGATATTTTCATAGCTTAAACACTCCAGCATTAAGCACTTTGAAAGGTAAAGACCTGATACAGCATCTCCACCTACAAGTGTCAAAAGGGGGACTCAGGACAGCCATACATTAGTCTTTACACATCAATTTCTCTTGGTAATTTCACTTAAAATAACTGATGTAGATTCCTCTGCTAGTCTACAGAGAGCCAGTGAATCCATGGAATGGTTTCAGCTGCTACATCCAACAGGTTAGAATGGCACACAGCTTTTTAAAGTAAACCTGCACTTAGGTTCCATTACACCAGAGCttacagtaattttatttgcaaCCATTTTAGGCAGGCATAAGAACTTTGTTAAACATTTCAAGACTGAAAGTCTTCAGAATCCAGCTGTGTAAATGCCTTTTTACACAGGTCTTCCCAGTACAGCCTCAGTGTAAGCAGAAACCTGAGCCTTGAGCTGTGTGCCCCTGATTCCCAGTTACTTTAAAAGCTTACTACTTGCAAATTCAGGAATTATCTGGAACTGTTACCAGCTGCTCTACTGAAAATCAGCTTCTAAATGAGCTACAATTTGATACTGGCAGCTAATTTTAATAATatggggcttttttccttttttttttttttttttttttttttttgtagaggGCTGCCTCCAGAAGATATTGAGAACAGACTGGAATTCAGATGGACACACAGGATTACAGCTCATCAACCTGCAAAATGCACTGCCCCCTCCCAATATACCTGGTCTCCAGGTTTAAAAATTGGGatggtgttttttccccctgtctCAGGACAGTTCCTCAGCCTAAAACCTCCAAACCTGCACAGGGCTTGATTCTGCACACAGAAAATGGTGCTTCAAGGGGATATGGAGCAACTTCCAATCCCTTGGAGTGGAGCAGTAGCAAAAAAGTCACCATAGAACAGTTCAATCCCAGCAAAATTGTTATTCACAAATGAAACAACATAACCCTAATCTTGTGATCTACCTCCACTACAGCAGTACCCTCAGTGCTTCAGCCTTTCCAACCCTTCCTTCTTATCTGAATCCCCAGTATTTGCCACAATCCCTGTGGTTTTACTGTCACAGTCACCTGGCAGGACTCTGCCACTGGCACACAGTCGTTATGGAATAGAAAGTCTCATCCTTGAAGACTATTTAAAGCTTTCCAGTTGGGAAATGGCAAACTAGGCAAGGAGCTACACCTGGATGGAGGAACTGGCCTAGAGCATGTGCTGgacccagagagcagctgtgggtgctcAGTGAAAACACAGACTGATGAAGTCACAGCAACACGCCTTCTTCATGTGAGAGTTAAACAGAACACATAAACCCacagaaaaagaatatattCATTTACTTTGAAGCACTATTGGACACCTCCATGCAGCAACAAGTAAGAAGAGGGTGAGACAGAGTTAAgttttcagacactgcactGGTAAAATTACAGTGATCTAGAAATTCCATTAATATCCCATCCTTTGAGCATGAGGACACACCTGCTACATTTCTAAACCAGATAAACCAAGCTACTCACCTCCATTAGTGTTTCTCTCAGATTTAACCTTTTCTCTATAAGTAGCCCATGCTCCTTGAGGAACGTGCAGAGAAACAAGCTGAGATTCTGAATGAAGTTCTGTTCATCATCTTTTCCATTGGAGTAGGCAAGTCGGATATTGGTATTTAAAGGAAGCATctaacaaaaagaaagcaagaattTCCCTTTTTATGCACAACTACTTTGTTTTAACAAGTATGCCGCTTTTTGTTTTTGATGAAGAACCTTCAAGATGGACCAACATTGGCAAGAGAGGAAAAGACTGTTACCAAAAAACCCATCCACTTATGATATAAATACACTGAGGAAGGGACTCATGTACCTGAATCTCAACTGCTCAGAGGGGAACCATCAAATTATATAAATTTGATGTAGGGCTTTTAGGGGGAAATGTTTTTATCTGTTccaaaaattagaaagaaactTGCAGAAGTTAGGTCAGTTTAGGTCTTGAGACATATAGTTCACATTTTCCCATGAGACAGCCCAAGGGCTCAAAATATCTCTTAAATTAATCAAATCAATAGAGCAGAAATACAGCTGCAATCGAGTTCAGAAAAACACACTTGGCATCTTCTGATCAAGCCACAAATACCACCAAAGAACAATACTTTTCCTACCAAGAGCTCTATACTGAATATAAACCTGTCAACTTTCTACAGAAATGGATTTTGTGATGTGAAATTCAAAGGGAGATTTCTGATAAACATTTACCTGTTTTAACTGCATCATGGTCAGTGTAAAAAGTGTTACAAACTGCTCTTCATACTGGCTTACACTGACACCTGCAATCTCTGTGAGGCACTTCAAAGAGACATTTCGAAACATGGGAACATTTAAGAACTGttaagggaagaaaacaaaataaagaccATTACAGAAGTTCTGTACAGCTTTTCTGcaacttgtttttaaatttaagagctatcttttttttttttttttttttgcaagaataCCTTGTAAATTAGTGTGCTGATTAACTTGGTCTCAAATATATATCCCAGAGGAATCCAGTTCAGAAATCGTAGCAAAGTTTCCAAAGTTGCATGGACTAAGGGAGCGTTTTGGGAGTTTTCCTGTAAACAATTTGGAGTTCATGACATTGTGACACTGTTAGGCACAAAGGGGGGATTTTGAAAACATCATGAAAGAAATGTGACTTACCATCACAAACTGACACAGCTGAAATATCTGAGAGAATTCATTGcacatgctgaaaaaaaaaattaaaaagtaagcATTTCCACATTTCACAAATCAAAAATATCTATGCCCACAGGACAGGTCCTTAAGACCTAGGCCATGGAGGCATTCTAAAGCCACCTGGTTTATCCCCATTTTCATGGTAATAATCCATATTTGAGGTAGCTTGAAGCCTGTGCCTACAGTTTCtaaggaaaggaggaaatacAATCAATCAATGCTGAACGCTGGGTTAAAAGCATGGGAACCATCAGTCTACAGATGCTACTTGCAGCAAGGTACAAAGCCCTGTGTGTACAAAATGAAGTTAGGGATCCCCTAGGAGCAGTGCTTCAAAGAACAATCAGCAACCCTCCTGGGCTCAGCAATGGAATTACACAGCTGTGGGTGTGCACACAAAGGCTCCGAGCGAGAGCAACTATTTAGCAGCAAGCACCAAGTCTGCTCTGCTCATTAAGATTTAAACAGATATACTTGCCTGTCTTTCAAATGCTTAGCTTTTACTTGAGTAATCTGGCCACTGGAAAAATCAAACACCTCTTCACTGAGCAGTTTGAGGATCACCATGTTGTTCTGGCAGAGGCTCTCACTGGTCCTGCTCGCCCCCACGATGTCGCTGATGAACGTGGGCCAGTGCTTCGGCCACTCCTGCTTCAGGATCTGCCAAGGGAGCCGGCCCCACGTGAGACACAGCGAAGGCACAGACTTTACAGCAAGGTTTAAAGTGTTATGAACTCTGGCTTACCTGAACAAGAATCATATTCAGTTTCCCAATATACACTTTCTctttctggaaaagagaagagaggagtcAGGTTTTGCGTAACGCTCCCCTCCCTCATCCTCCCCTGAGAATTCCTCACTTACTTCTACACACGCTGGGTCAGATGAGGTCTTGATAATTAGGCCAACAACGTATTTTTTAATACCTGCAGAAGAGGTAGGGATTTATTTTCAGCTATGCCAGATATCACAGATGTAGCAACAGGTATTTCTGAATTCAGATTCTCCATGGCTTTAAACCAGAAACATCTCTAACATGCCAGATAAGCCTGGGTCAGTCAGCATCCTTCTTGTGTGCCACATGGGAAAAATGCACCTTTATCAATCCTGACAGGGGATATTTTACATGCACAAGATGGCTTTACACCGAAACTATTGCAACGAAGCAAAAGACTAAGGATTAGTGTCCTTGCAGTAATTTTTAAGTGACTCCAAGAATAAACAGAACTTCCTACGTGTGACTCCAGTTGTAATGCCAGGTTTGCTAAAGTGCACAGAAAGCTTTGACACATCACCTGCACTGCAGGCAGAAgttcagagctgctccagtcTACTTAggtgattaattttaaaaccagaaattcctATGCACAGCATTTTAAAGTCAGAGCATagcaaagcttctcctgtgaaATCTCACAAGAACAGAAGTCAAAGCTTCGTTCACTAATACAGCACAATTTGAGTGTGAACCACTGGGTGGTGGCACATATGGATGCTGTGAGTCCATCATCTCAGTAAATTCTGCTTTattgctttgtctttttttaccTTACACTGGCAATTGGGCAACCAGGGACACACAGCGTGTTAGAACTGTtcattttgttgtgtttcttcttcaaatgtttttaaattattttacagttttcagCTCTAccataaaaccagaaaaaccccaatcaCTGTAGGGAAGCGATGGCTGCCCAAAGTTTCCTTTTGCCACCTAACCCTCAGCTCACTCCTAATTCCTAAATCCATGGGAACAATGACTTTCCAAGAGACAATATCCATTCTGtacaaaaccacccaaaccctAGGAAAAGGCACACGCGGAGGGCCTGGAGTCACGACCCAGGTGAACATTCCAGGAGTTCGCCTCTGACACCACGCTTCAAACCAGGCAAGTGTTTTCTTGTCGTAAAGGAAGTTTGAGAATTGCTGGATGCTTTGCTATTCAAATGCATGAACCCAAAAATCTTGTTTCAATCATTTCTTCTACAAGACAAGTCAGCTGGCTCACGCAGACAACACGCATACGTTGAAGACTTCAGAAGTTGTCACTTTCAGGAGAAGAATGTCTTCTCTTGAAGACATAACCCACACCCTCTGTTCTAAGTTTCAAAACTTGTCTAAGACTTGACCAAATTTAgtagggtatttttttttccatttcaggctTAAGCAAGAGGATTAGAAGGGACAATTTATTAATTGCATCCTTGTGAAATCTGGAAAAACTAGATCCAGACTTTGAGCCATTAGATACATGGCAGACAGGAGCTGTTCTACAGGTAGTTCCAATTGCAAGTGCAACCATTCATCACCATCAGCGGGATCAATCCCCACTGCTCCAGGAGAGTGGTCATTATTAAAGTATCACTGGCAGGCACAGGTAAGAGTTATCACCAAGCATCACAGGCCTGATGTTTTAAACCTAAAAGACACTCTTGGCTGAAGGGTTTCAGTAATTCACCAATGAGATAGGAAAGCCCCCCCACCAGTATGGAAAGAGGTTTGCAGTGCCAGGAACTAAACTGTTATAACCGTCTGCCAAACCACTAAGGGAAGCCTACTGTTGCAACTCTTTGCATTtcaaaaaggaattaaaaagtTAATATTGCTTTCAGAGTTCCAACTGCAAATCCATGGCATTTTCCATCTTGCTGCATCAATGGCACTGTGCTGCCATCGATCCGGCCTCGAGaccagcacagaacagctgctctgcttcacagtttctctatttaaaaaattaaaatagaagcAAAAATGGTGACCAGAGCTCAAAAGACAAACCAAAAAGTTTGCTCCCTTTCACACATCACGCTGCTGGCTCCTGAGATCGTCCATCCAGTGAACAAAGTCATATTCTTAATcccctgaaagcagcagctctccaatTCTCTAATGCTCCTTTTGGCACAGATGTCATTTTATACTTTTTCAACTTCAAGTGTTATGGTTC harbors:
- the XPO1 gene encoding exportin-1 isoform X1, with amino-acid sequence MPAIMTMLADHAARQLLDFNQKLDINLLDNVVNCLYHGEGAQQRMAQEVLTHLKEHPDAWTRVDTILEFSQNMNTKYYGLQILENVIKTRWKILPRNQCEGIKKYVVGLIIKTSSDPACVEKEKVYIGKLNMILVQILKQEWPKHWPTFISDIVGASRTSESLCQNNMVILKLLSEEVFDFSSGQITQVKAKHLKDSMCNEFSQIFQLCQFVMENSQNAPLVHATLETLLRFLNWIPLGYIFETKLISTLIYKFLNVPMFRNVSLKCLTEIAGVSVSQYEEQFVTLFTLTMMQLKQMLPLNTNIRLAYSNGKDDEQNFIQNLSLFLCTFLKEHGLLIEKRLNLRETLMEALHYMLLVSEVEETEIFKICLEYWNHLAAELYRESPFSTSASPLLSGSQHFDVPPRRQLYLPVLSKVRLLMVSRMAKPEEVLVVENDQGEVVREFMKDTDSINLYKNMRETLVYLTHLDYADTERIMTEKLHNQVNGTEWSWKNLNTLCWAIGSISGAMHEEDEKRFLVTVIKDLLGLCEQKRGKDNKAIIASNIMYIVGQYPRFLRAHWKFLKTVVNKLFEFMHETHDGVQDMACDTFIKIAQKCRRHFVQVQVGEVMPFIDEILNNINTIICDLQPQQVHTFYEAVGYMIGAQTDQSVQEHLIEKYMLLPNQVWDSIIQQATKNVDILKDPETVKQLGSILKTNVRACKAVGHPFVIQLGRIYLDMLNVYKCLSENISAAIQANGEMVTKQPLIRSMRTVKRETLKLISGWVSRSNDPQMVAENFVPPLLDAVLIDYQRNVPAAREPEVLSTMAIIVNKLGGHITAEIPQIFDAVFECTLNMINKDFEEYPEHRTNFFLLLQAVNSHCFPAFLAIPPAQFKLVLDSIIWAFKHTMRNVADTGLQILYTLMQNVAQEETAAQSFYQTYFCDILQHIFSVVTDTSHTAGLTMHASILAYMFNLVEEGKISTPLNPGNPVNNQMFIQEYVANLLKSAFPHLQDAQVKLFVTGLFSLNQDIPAFKEHLRDFLVQIKEFAGEDTSDLFLEERETALRQAQEEKHKLQMSVPGILNPHEIPEEMCD
- the XPO1 gene encoding exportin-1 isoform X2 — protein: MILVQILKQEWPKHWPTFISDIVGASRTSESLCQNNMVILKLLSEEVFDFSSGQITQVKAKHLKDSMCNEFSQIFQLCQFVMENSQNAPLVHATLETLLRFLNWIPLGYIFETKLISTLIYKFLNVPMFRNVSLKCLTEIAGVSVSQYEEQFVTLFTLTMMQLKQMLPLNTNIRLAYSNGKDDEQNFIQNLSLFLCTFLKEHGLLIEKRLNLRETLMEALHYMLLVSEVEETEIFKICLEYWNHLAAELYRESPFSTSASPLLSGSQHFDVPPRRQLYLPVLSKVRLLMVSRMAKPEEVLVVENDQGEVVREFMKDTDSINLYKNMRETLVYLTHLDYADTERIMTEKLHNQVNGTEWSWKNLNTLCWAIGSISGAMHEEDEKRFLVTVIKDLLGLCEQKRGKDNKAIIASNIMYIVGQYPRFLRAHWKFLKTVVNKLFEFMHETHDGVQDMACDTFIKIAQKCRRHFVQVQVGEVMPFIDEILNNINTIICDLQPQQVHTFYEAVGYMIGAQTDQSVQEHLIEKYMLLPNQVWDSIIQQATKNVDILKDPETVKQLGSILKTNVRACKAVGHPFVIQLGRIYLDMLNVYKCLSENISAAIQANGEMVTKQPLIRSMRTVKRETLKLISGWVSRSNDPQMVAENFVPPLLDAVLIDYQRNVPAAREPEVLSTMAIIVNKLGGHITAEIPQIFDAVFECTLNMINKDFEEYPEHRTNFFLLLQAVNSHCFPAFLAIPPAQFKLVLDSIIWAFKHTMRNVADTGLQILYTLMQNVAQEETAAQSFYQTYFCDILQHIFSVVTDTSHTAGLTMHASILAYMFNLVEEGKISTPLNPGNPVNNQMFIQEYVANLLKSAFPHLQDAQVKLFVTGLFSLNQDIPAFKEHLRDFLVQIKEFAGEDTSDLFLEERETALRQAQEEKHKLQMSVPGILNPHEIPEEMCD